A single genomic interval of Helianthus annuus cultivar XRQ/B chromosome 13, HanXRQr2.0-SUNRISE, whole genome shotgun sequence harbors:
- the LOC110902757 gene encoding auxin-responsive protein SAUR50-like gives MGKLKTQSFAKKNNGILKLKVVIEKLQKSLLQAKNWGPRNMSFGPGQETVPEDVKEGHFAVIASDDEEERRFVVPLAYLDQPSFQRLLERAAEEYGFNHEGALVVPCRPSELEWMLAQRESGQGDDAVGWSSCNTIVESY, from the coding sequence ATGGGTAAGTTAAAAACACAAAGTTTTGCAAAGAAAAATAATGGGATTTTAAAGCTTAAAGTGGTTATAGAGAAGCTTCAAAAGAGTCTTCTACAAGCCAAGAATTGGGGGCCGAGGAATATGAGTTTTGGGCCGGGCCAAGAAACGGTCCCTGAAGATGTGAAAGAAGGGCATTTTGCGGTGATTGCATccgatgatgaggaagaaaggAGGTTTGTGGTTCCGTTAGCATATCTTGATCAACCGTCGTTTCAAAGATTGTTGGAGAGAGCAGCCGAGGAGTATGGGTTTAACCATGAGGGTGCGCTTGTGGTGCCATGTAGGCCCAGTGAGCTCGAGTGGATGTTGGCCCAAAGAGAATCGGGTCAAGGAGATGATGCCGTCGGTTGGAGTTCATGTAACACCATAGTGGAAAGTTACTGA